The following are encoded in a window of Tessaracoccus flavescens genomic DNA:
- a CDS encoding NACHT domain-containing protein, with protein sequence MSDGGRDATGRGADGATGGLIYQVKWTKDRIQNPVAWLKKAVEGEAENIERLVTKGATRYVLMTCVAGTSTPDKGTMDRLDSEFATLSERFGINMQPLWQADIDGMVDAAPDAIKWSYQEMLAGHDLIRFLIHGSGVEGRAAEMRTTLLKVMKNQGAEDAKVKFSQADLDQTPLADVFVDVQAEVVAGPRAAPDLLGLSAYQDRTSGALAYLLTTSMPYTVVRGEPGQGKSTLGQYLCQVHRAEILPADDVSEISSGGYNPGEPKLPFRIDLRHYASWLEGVDPFDDDPLGERRPKRRRGAERGLEHFLAHYCHFYSGGRTVTVEQIQDLLDRYPTLLLLDGLDEVGDQGLRSHVVSEVDRLIRRLGAVHRRRTQVVVTTRPNSSSQPEPSQDVFEYVRLRPMSPTMQKEYLRKWAAVNGLPPARRRKLTKVFLGRTAEEHIAQLSANPMHLTILLYLINKRGEAVPTARTAIYSAYMDALMDREIERDQIDKDDVDRVHETTSWLGWRMQSGVETDASLGKLPLKRIRTELFAYLQEVEGPEQLLDKLFKASADRFWALTSKEGETYEFAVQPVREYFAARYLAKYAGMLSEPVLKGDLLAHLVQRSYWLNTTLFFAGFADPNEIGGLVMGLEDALEEGRHPLQVRVALWALLRDGIFAPVSRTQRKAVGLLTDDLSLCLVSPADHPDQFAMLPEGLGASEFSTALCDVIEKNRGVSRDRTLAAARLLGEIGPHHDDLNAWFESALLTADGSEEEVLLSLGAVHRRLRVSDQRADALHLTSAPSRRAALAIGAIPASGTIQEAKLLEAVISGEASDISTTSVTPGGCLLRAVRPHRFIDLAKPDGEPSFVVATAHLENIQSDQRARQQVFKRLISADSRYERVKHSSLFRRGQQGSTAPWQDTAREIAAIHGPCWLATEIALIGVVNGFVRTGGSFDPAKPALGPGMDYGVFVQTLRKGQDESWWRDQSTAMDDAHSKLAWVAGLLVSAGAETITALLPVLETFIDSFTADEHWNLLQGLSRISASGLSPHTRPGSLRTAAALPSGLLLQTANTRLRAALALFVVELGTEDRIETLDIAALVQLTQFGAASWPAHRALTARLVHDQTYESLQAVRDCGRDAVVVLPDKKPTGFPAQHMETILAEPLAYPSALVEAAERWHSRGHVETPLTQVGVSEGWLPNV encoded by the coding sequence ATGAGCGACGGGGGAAGAGACGCTACGGGCCGAGGAGCAGACGGCGCTACAGGCGGCCTGATCTACCAAGTCAAGTGGACCAAAGACCGGATACAGAACCCGGTCGCTTGGCTCAAGAAGGCGGTGGAGGGCGAAGCAGAGAACATCGAGCGTCTCGTCACCAAGGGTGCGACTCGCTACGTCTTGATGACCTGCGTGGCTGGAACATCGACTCCTGACAAGGGGACGATGGACCGGCTCGATAGTGAGTTCGCCACCCTCTCTGAGCGGTTCGGCATCAACATGCAGCCCCTGTGGCAGGCGGACATTGACGGCATGGTTGACGCCGCACCAGATGCCATCAAGTGGTCCTACCAAGAGATGCTCGCTGGACACGATCTCATCCGCTTCCTGATCCATGGGTCGGGAGTTGAAGGTCGCGCTGCTGAGATGCGCACGACCCTATTGAAGGTGATGAAGAACCAGGGTGCCGAAGACGCAAAGGTGAAGTTCAGCCAGGCCGACTTGGACCAGACACCCCTGGCCGACGTGTTTGTCGACGTGCAAGCCGAAGTTGTGGCTGGACCTCGGGCCGCGCCGGACCTCTTGGGATTGTCGGCGTACCAGGACAGAACATCCGGCGCACTTGCCTACCTCCTTACAACCTCCATGCCCTACACCGTGGTCCGTGGCGAACCGGGTCAGGGGAAGTCCACCCTCGGCCAATACCTGTGTCAGGTTCATCGGGCGGAGATACTCCCCGCAGACGACGTTTCAGAGATTTCCTCAGGGGGTTACAACCCGGGCGAGCCCAAGTTGCCATTTCGGATCGACTTGCGCCACTACGCATCGTGGCTTGAAGGTGTCGACCCCTTCGATGATGACCCGCTTGGCGAGCGCAGACCGAAGCGGCGACGTGGCGCGGAGCGAGGACTGGAGCACTTCCTTGCGCACTACTGCCACTTCTACAGCGGTGGGCGCACGGTCACTGTTGAACAGATTCAAGACCTTCTCGACCGTTACCCCACCTTGTTGCTCCTTGATGGTCTGGACGAGGTGGGCGATCAGGGACTTCGGTCCCACGTGGTCAGCGAGGTGGACCGTCTGATCAGGCGACTCGGGGCAGTGCACCGAAGGCGGACGCAGGTTGTGGTGACCACACGGCCCAACTCGTCGTCCCAGCCAGAGCCCAGTCAAGACGTCTTCGAGTACGTACGTCTACGTCCGATGAGCCCAACCATGCAGAAGGAGTACCTCCGCAAGTGGGCTGCGGTGAATGGGCTTCCTCCCGCTCGACGGCGAAAACTCACGAAGGTGTTCCTGGGTCGCACCGCTGAGGAGCACATCGCTCAACTGAGTGCCAATCCCATGCACCTCACGATCCTGCTCTACCTCATCAACAAGCGGGGCGAGGCAGTCCCTACCGCCAGGACCGCCATCTACAGCGCGTACATGGATGCGCTCATGGATCGCGAGATCGAGCGCGACCAGATCGACAAGGACGACGTTGATCGCGTGCATGAGACGACCTCTTGGCTTGGCTGGCGAATGCAGTCCGGGGTCGAGACCGATGCGTCCTTGGGGAAACTGCCGCTGAAGCGAATCCGCACTGAACTGTTCGCGTACCTCCAGGAGGTCGAAGGACCGGAACAACTGCTCGACAAGTTGTTCAAAGCCTCGGCGGACAGGTTCTGGGCGCTCACCAGTAAAGAGGGCGAAACGTACGAGTTTGCGGTCCAGCCAGTGAGGGAGTATTTCGCTGCCCGCTACTTGGCCAAGTACGCAGGGATGCTGTCTGAGCCCGTCTTGAAGGGGGACCTTCTCGCCCACCTGGTCCAGCGGTCCTACTGGCTCAACACGACGTTGTTCTTCGCAGGCTTCGCTGACCCGAACGAGATCGGCGGTCTCGTGATGGGCCTGGAGGATGCGCTGGAGGAAGGGCGGCACCCGCTTCAGGTTCGGGTGGCGCTTTGGGCTCTACTGCGAGACGGCATCTTCGCTCCGGTGAGCAGGACGCAACGAAAGGCAGTCGGGCTGCTGACTGATGATCTCAGTCTCTGCCTCGTGAGTCCCGCCGATCATCCCGACCAGTTCGCGATGTTGCCCGAGGGGCTCGGTGCGTCTGAGTTCTCCACCGCTCTCTGTGACGTGATCGAGAAGAACCGCGGAGTCTCGCGTGATCGCACTCTTGCTGCTGCCCGCTTGCTTGGCGAGATCGGTCCTCACCACGACGACTTGAACGCTTGGTTCGAATCTGCCCTCTTGACCGCCGATGGCAGCGAGGAAGAGGTTCTCCTCAGCCTAGGTGCCGTGCACCGACGCCTCCGCGTCTCAGATCAGCGAGCAGATGCCTTGCATCTCACCTCCGCCCCATCCCGCAGGGCAGCGCTCGCCATAGGTGCGATTCCTGCTTCCGGCACGATCCAAGAGGCGAAACTTCTGGAAGCCGTCATCTCGGGTGAGGCGTCCGACATCTCTACCACCAGCGTCACTCCAGGCGGGTGTCTCCTGCGTGCTGTGCGTCCGCACAGGTTCATAGACCTTGCGAAGCCGGACGGAGAGCCCAGTTTCGTCGTTGCCACCGCTCACCTGGAGAACATCCAGTCGGACCAGCGCGCTCGCCAACAGGTCTTCAAGCGCCTCATCAGTGCGGACTCTCGGTACGAGCGAGTGAAGCACTCATCGCTGTTCAGGCGGGGTCAGCAAGGTTCGACAGCACCTTGGCAGGACACTGCTCGTGAGATCGCCGCCATCCACGGCCCCTGCTGGCTGGCCACTGAGATCGCCCTTATTGGGGTCGTGAACGGGTTCGTCAGAACTGGTGGCTCGTTCGACCCGGCGAAGCCCGCACTGGGGCCTGGCATGGACTACGGAGTATTCGTCCAAACCCTACGGAAGGGACAGGACGAGAGTTGGTGGCGGGATCAGAGCACCGCGATGGATGATGCTCACTCAAAGTTGGCATGGGTGGCTGGACTCCTTGTCAGCGCCGGAGCCGAGACGATCACCGCCCTCCTTCCCGTACTGGAAACGTTCATCGACTCCTTCACTGCTGATGAGCATTGGAATCTCCTTCAAGGACTGAGCCGCATCAGCGCCAGCGGGTTGAGCCCCCACACGAGGCCAGGCAGTCTTCGAACAGCAGCAGCCCTGCCCTCAGGGCTGCTCCTCCAGACCGCAAACACCCGCCTTCGTGCTGCCTTGGCCTTGTTCGTGGTCGAGTTAGGGACAGAGGACCGCATCGAGACGCTCGACATCGCCGCATTGGTCCAACTCACGCAGTTCGGTGCCGCGTCTTGGCCCGCTCATCGAGCATTGACGGCGCGTCTGGTCCACGACCAGACCTACGAGAGCCTCCAAGCAGTTCGAGATTGCGGGCGAGATGCTGTGGTCGTGCTTCCCGACAAAAAGCCAACGGGCTTCCCAGCGCAGCATATGGAGACGATCCTTGCCGAGCCGCTCGCCTATCCATCAGCCTTGGTTGAGGCCGCCGAGCGATGGCACTCACGTGGGCATGTGGAGACGCCGCTCACCCAAGTTGGAGTGTCAGAAGGGTGGCTGCCTAACGTTTGA
- a CDS encoding TIR domain-containing protein produces the protein MAKSVFYSFHYDNDWWRVNTIKSMGVIEGQPVLDSQDWESVKRQGEDAIWAWIKRQMAGKDAVVVLVGSGTASRPWVRREIAYAWDNYIPLCGVRIHGLKNQNGQTDYSGTDPFSQVSLKGGGTIADYVQPYNSNGRDSQAVYADIKNTLPSLVANAYVRS, from the coding sequence ATGGCCAAGTCAGTCTTCTACTCGTTCCACTACGACAACGACTGGTGGCGGGTGAACACCATCAAGTCGATGGGCGTCATCGAGGGACAGCCGGTTCTGGATTCGCAGGACTGGGAGAGCGTCAAGCGTCAGGGTGAGGACGCGATCTGGGCATGGATCAAGCGACAGATGGCGGGGAAGGACGCCGTGGTGGTGCTCGTCGGATCAGGAACCGCCAGTCGTCCATGGGTCAGGCGAGAGATCGCATACGCATGGGACAACTACATCCCTCTGTGCGGTGTTCGAATCCATGGCCTGAAGAACCAGAACGGACAGACCGACTACTCAGGGACCGATCCGTTCTCTCAGGTCTCACTGAAAGGTGGGGGCACCATCGCTGATTACGTCCAGCCCTACAACTCGAATGGACGGGACAGCCAAGCGGTCTACGCCGACATCAAGAACACGCTGCCATCGCTGGTGGCCAATGCCTATGTCCGCTCCTGA
- a CDS encoding HIT family protein → MSAPDCPFCEIVQRDDPDAREVYRDEHVVAFFPTEPAVLGHTMVVPREHVPDVWSLSEETATYLARATLRLAGAVREAVEPEGLNIIQSNGEAATQTVFHLHVHLVPRWDGDAMGPIWPEGTDYSETDKDRMQGRLRDACRRISRP, encoded by the coding sequence ATGTCCGCTCCTGACTGCCCCTTCTGCGAGATCGTCCAACGCGACGATCCAGACGCACGCGAGGTCTACAGGGACGAGCACGTCGTAGCCTTTTTCCCGACCGAGCCTGCCGTCCTGGGCCACACGATGGTAGTGCCACGTGAGCACGTCCCAGACGTGTGGTCGCTCTCAGAGGAGACCGCTACATACCTCGCCCGGGCGACGCTTCGCCTTGCCGGGGCCGTCAGAGAGGCAGTCGAGCCGGAGGGGCTGAACATCATCCAGTCCAACGGCGAGGCTGCCACCCAGACCGTCTTCCACCTCCACGTGCACCTCGTGCCCCGCTGGGATGGCGATGCGATGGGACCCATCTGGCCGGAGGGGACCGACTACAGCGAAACCGACAAGGACCGTATGCAGGGGCGACTGCGGGACGCCTGTCGAAGGATCAGCCGCCCATGA
- a CDS encoding tyrosine-protein phosphatase: protein MRDLAWDGYLNARDLGGLPTPASTTGATIFGRVARGPRRELLTEAGWQDARRWGLATVVDLRCAYEIGPREGDPVVGTITPSAVSIVNAPTEDQDNAEFRKTCFPILDSPEYWRHNWRILPDLVLGALSAIAAAPTGVLIHCSAGRDRTGMISTLLLSNAGVDPSDVADDYAASVRAMAGAQTYSPTADRQAAWGPDEVTNWLARTVPIVEEIAAEPDASFDAIGAGPDLRMRLRALLTQWVRPAAT, encoded by the coding sequence ATGCGCGACCTTGCCTGGGACGGTTACCTGAACGCCCGCGACCTCGGTGGGCTACCGACACCGGCGTCGACGACCGGCGCGACGATCTTTGGTCGGGTCGCACGCGGACCTCGTCGCGAACTGTTGACCGAGGCCGGATGGCAGGACGCCCGGCGTTGGGGCCTCGCCACGGTCGTCGACCTGCGCTGCGCATACGAGATCGGCCCCCGAGAGGGAGATCCTGTCGTCGGGACCATCACACCCAGTGCCGTGTCCATCGTGAACGCCCCGACCGAGGACCAGGACAATGCGGAGTTCCGCAAGACGTGCTTCCCGATCCTGGACTCGCCGGAGTACTGGCGGCACAACTGGCGGATCCTGCCCGACCTCGTCCTCGGAGCGTTGAGCGCGATCGCCGCTGCCCCGACGGGAGTCCTGATCCACTGCAGCGCCGGACGCGATCGCACCGGAATGATCAGCACGCTTCTTCTGAGCAATGCGGGCGTCGACCCGTCGGATGTCGCCGACGACTACGCCGCGTCGGTCAGGGCCATGGCCGGCGCCCAGACATACTCCCCGACCGCAGACCGGCAGGCCGCATGGGGGCCGGATGAGGTGACGAACTGGCTCGCGAGGACGGTCCCGATCGTCGAGGAGATCGCGGCCGAACCGGATGCCTCCTTCGACGCGATCGGCGCTGGCCCTGACCTGCGAATGAGGCTTCGGGCGCTCCTTACCCAGTGGGTGCGTCCCGCAGCCACCTGA
- a CDS encoding DUF937 domain-containing protein — MSEIQDILNQLPIDQLAQQVGASPDEVESAVRQAVPALLMGMDANAQDPAGANSLLGALGQHSPGLIADGVDVSQIDQADGEKITANIFGSNEDAVISQLGSAGGADGDLIKKLLPILAPIVMAWLAGKLMKVDQGQGQPTRTPSSSGGGILGQILGEVLDGGGAVAEPQTTQTQSTQPQFKEGTAPQADSGTPQMKFPDQAEQTQPTTQSNDGGLGGGLGGALGGGGGILGQILGGLLGGGKR, encoded by the coding sequence ATGTCTGAGATTCAGGACATCCTCAACCAGCTGCCCATCGACCAGCTCGCGCAGCAGGTCGGCGCGAGCCCTGACGAGGTCGAGAGTGCCGTGCGTCAGGCCGTCCCGGCGCTGCTCATGGGCATGGACGCCAACGCCCAGGATCCCGCCGGAGCCAACTCGCTGCTCGGCGCTCTGGGGCAGCACTCCCCTGGCCTCATCGCCGACGGCGTTGACGTCTCGCAGATCGACCAGGCCGACGGCGAGAAGATCACCGCCAACATCTTCGGCTCCAACGAGGACGCCGTCATCAGCCAGCTCGGCTCCGCCGGTGGTGCCGACGGTGACCTGATCAAGAAGCTGCTGCCCATCCTCGCCCCGATCGTCATGGCCTGGCTCGCAGGCAAGCTCATGAAGGTCGACCAGGGCCAGGGCCAGCCCACCCGGACCCCGAGCTCCAGCGGTGGCGGCATCCTCGGCCAGATCCTCGGCGAGGTCCTCGATGGCGGTGGCGCAGTCGCTGAGCCGCAGACCACCCAGACGCAGTCCACCCAGCCCCAGTTCAAGGAGGGGACCGCACCGCAGGCCGACTCCGGCACACCCCAGATGAAGTTCCCCGACCAGGCCGAGCAGACCCAGCCGACCACGCAGTCGAACGACGGCGGACTCGGCGGCGGACTCGGCGGCGCGCTCGGTGGCGGCGGAGGCATCCTCGGCCAGATCCTCGGCGGCCTGCTGGGCGGCGGAAAGCGCTGA